Proteins co-encoded in one Micropterus dolomieu isolate WLL.071019.BEF.003 ecotype Adirondacks linkage group LG19, ASM2129224v1, whole genome shotgun sequence genomic window:
- the si:dkeyp-72g9.4 gene encoding uncharacterized protein si:dkeyp-72g9.4 — translation MRPRSRLLSKRRLLLPTIREGTEETVRDLNEANTLHITGHGQAVSSEDYLLSICHLAHPTFPTLDVSSYNIQQLDSVHQRLQLSRLSETTSTTFEFKPTEEAHAIDTQQREGKELNGELMLGNADPLEYLYGHQNNLSGGVRRAFVEARCIRQHGSTWEGQAHSRALSIPHASSPDLQYQSKSTCPEFHSSTNTSVPNVSPKPSLSRLDARGSPAVRGAEGERQNPTMKTSLISQWISDCRLAWREARVRVCLLPAIAEI, via the coding sequence ATGCGTCCACGGTCCAGACTGCTGTCCAAGAGAAGACTCCTGCTGCCCACAATCAGAGAGGGCACAGAGGAGACGGTGAGGGATTTGAATGAGGCCAACACGCTCCACATCACTGGCCATGGCCAGGCTGTCTCCTCAGAGGACTACCTCCTCTCCATCTGCCACCTGGCTCACCCCACCTTCCCCACCTTGGATGTTTCCTCCTACAACATCCAGCAGCTGGACTCTGTGCACCAAAGACTGCAGCTGTCACGGCTCAGCGAGACTACATCAACCACCTTTGAATTCAAACCCACAGAGGAGGCGCATGCTATCGATACGCAGCAGCGAGAGGGGAAAGAACTGAATGGCGAGCTGATGTTAGGCAACGCTGACCCTCTGGAGTATCTTTATGGACACCAGAATAACCTCTCAGGGGGTGTGAGGAGGGCATTTGTTGAGGCGAGGTGTATAAGGCAACATGGGAGCACATGGGAGGGCCAGGCCCACTCCAGAGCGCTCAGCATCCCCCATGCTTCAAGTCCAGACCTCCAATACCAGAGCAAGAGCACCTGCCCTGAGTTCCACAGCAGCACTAACACTTCTGTACCAAACGTCTCCCCAAAACCAAGCTTATCCAGGTTGGATGCCAGAGGGAGCCCAGCAGTCAGAGGAGcagagggggagagacagaATCCAACCATGAAAACATCCCTCATATCCCAGTGGATCTCTGACTGCAGATTGGCGTGGAGGGAGGCGCGTGTACGAGTCTGCTTGCTGCCCGCCATTGCTGAGATATAG